From the Rhizobium brockwellii genome, one window contains:
- a CDS encoding acylphosphatase has protein sequence MGQDTSYLLERMTIVGDLEVASFVPWIRRHAAKLGLSHTISHTSSMRIELEVAGPEELIDMMEMGCSLGPIDVWVERIDRTAISGERT, from the coding sequence ATGGGACAAGATACAAGCTACCTTCTAGAACGGATGACGATTGTCGGTGATCTGGAGGTTGCCTCCTTCGTTCCCTGGATCCGGCGCCATGCTGCCAAGCTTGGGCTCTCGCACACCATATCTCACACGAGTTCCATGCGGATCGAACTTGAGGTTGCCGGGCCAGAGGAGTTGATCGACATGATGGAGATGGGATGCTCTCTCGGGCCCATCGACGTGTGGGTCGAGAGGATAGATCGAACGGCGATCAGCGGCGAAAGGACCTAG
- a CDS encoding ABC transporter ATP-binding protein — protein sequence MQDPPRTAETFVAENIGLLIERNEILCDVSLKFPAGEVVALVGHNGSGKSSLLKMLARQLVPSTGSISYGNQDLRMYSERAFARSVAYLPQDVTTGSEMTVRELVGCGRYPWHGALGRFTKNDEEKVEEALRATHIETFADRIMGTLSGGERQRAWIAMLIAQDARCLLLDEPTAALDVAHQVEVLSLVRRLAHEGGRSVVIVLHDINMAARFCDRIHALKRGRVVASGTPSAILAPNTLQEIYGIDMDVIAAPNLPYPLAYVC from the coding sequence ATGCAAGATCCGCCTCGAACGGCTGAAACTTTTGTCGCCGAAAATATAGGTCTTTTGATCGAGCGGAACGAAATTCTCTGCGACGTCAGTCTTAAATTTCCGGCCGGAGAAGTTGTCGCGCTGGTCGGCCACAACGGCTCCGGCAAATCCAGTCTTCTCAAAATGTTGGCTCGCCAGCTTGTGCCGAGCACTGGATCGATCTCTTACGGGAACCAGGATCTGAGGATGTATAGCGAACGCGCCTTTGCGCGTTCGGTCGCATATCTGCCCCAGGATGTCACGACCGGATCGGAAATGACGGTCCGCGAGCTTGTCGGATGCGGTCGTTATCCGTGGCACGGAGCGCTCGGCCGCTTCACCAAAAACGATGAAGAGAAAGTCGAGGAAGCCCTTCGAGCCACGCATATCGAGACGTTCGCCGACCGTATCATGGGAACACTATCGGGCGGTGAGCGGCAACGCGCCTGGATTGCGATGCTGATCGCTCAGGATGCTCGCTGCCTGTTGCTCGACGAACCGACTGCGGCACTCGACGTTGCGCATCAGGTCGAGGTGCTCTCACTTGTGCGACGCTTGGCGCATGAGGGCGGAAGGAGTGTGGTCATCGTTCTCCATGACATCAACATGGCCGCTCGCTTCTGCGATCGCATCCATGCATTGAAACGCGGCCGCGTGGTTGCCAGCGGAACACCGAGCGCGATCCTCGCGCCGAACACGCTGCAAGAGATCTATGGGATCGACATGGATGTGATCGCCGCGCCCAACCTGCCCTATCCGCTCGCCTATGTTTGCTGA
- a CDS encoding iron-siderophore ABC transporter substrate-binding protein gives MEVSRRSFLHFAAASVIPTPLFAQSIGPRIVSLDYGLASTLLSLGLPPVGISDLADWDRWVVEPPMPKSVVDIGSSFEVNFEILVTLKPDIILTTPYLDELLPKLQSVAKVVRLEIFTPGIGPILTAAIAATRKLAVELGRENEAEQFLARADVFFAQCRSRLEGKNLPPVALVNFMDARHARIYSSPGLFHNVLERIGVRNAWTRESNYWGFETIGIEDLSKVTDPDARLIAFDPIPPDVLPKLAQSPLWNRLSFARPGHLSILPPALMFGMVNEAMRFAGLLTDLLEKEA, from the coding sequence ATGGAGGTTTCGCGGCGCTCCTTTTTGCATTTCGCGGCAGCCTCGGTCATTCCAACTCCGCTGTTTGCACAGTCGATAGGCCCAAGGATCGTCAGTCTCGACTACGGCCTTGCGTCCACTCTTTTATCCCTCGGATTGCCTCCGGTCGGGATTTCAGACCTCGCCGATTGGGACAGATGGGTTGTCGAGCCGCCGATGCCAAAATCCGTCGTCGATATCGGCAGTTCGTTCGAGGTCAATTTTGAAATTCTCGTCACGCTGAAGCCCGACATTATCTTGACCACACCTTACCTGGATGAGCTGTTACCCAAGCTTCAGTCGGTGGCGAAAGTCGTTCGGCTGGAAATCTTTACGCCGGGCATTGGACCTATTCTTACCGCTGCCATCGCGGCGACGCGTAAATTGGCCGTTGAGCTTGGCCGTGAGAATGAAGCGGAGCAGTTCCTAGCGCGAGCCGACGTCTTCTTTGCGCAATGCCGCAGTCGCCTGGAGGGCAAGAACCTGCCGCCGGTCGCCCTGGTGAATTTCATGGATGCCCGCCATGCCCGCATCTACTCGAGTCCCGGACTGTTCCACAATGTGCTCGAGCGCATCGGTGTCCGGAACGCCTGGACCAGAGAGTCGAATTATTGGGGCTTTGAAACGATCGGGATTGAAGATCTCTCCAAGGTCACCGATCCGGACGCGCGTCTGATCGCCTTTGACCCGATTCCTCCGGACGTTCTTCCAAAACTCGCTCAGAGCCCGCTGTGGAACAGGCTTTCGTTTGCGCGTCCAGGCCATCTGTCGATTCTGCCGCCAGCCCTGATGTTCGGGATGGTGAACGAGGCCATGCGCTTCGCGGGCCTTTTGACAGATCTTCTGGAAAAGGAAGCTTGA
- a CDS encoding aromatic ring-hydroxylating oxygenase subunit alpha: MTMQAMIDEWYPVGLFSQLDSAGRKTALMGEPIKVACDADGNAKVTRGDGRVLPVRVRYGHVWSSLGEPQKELFPIPEADQPGRRFVDVGVVRVRCSPLRAVENFLDIAHFPFVHTDILGAEPHTEVQNYKVEIREEEDEVWATQVKFYQPQAAKSASGGITTEYMYRVPAPTCSVLYKTCPPRPSEWDVITLFVQPLAEDLCDVWPWMALFDDETAMTDLIHFQQTIFLQDRSILENQIPRLLPLDPGMEIPTRADLTSIAYRRWLKRHNYTYGAQLVAQ; encoded by the coding sequence ATGACCATGCAGGCGATGATCGATGAATGGTATCCGGTCGGGCTTTTCAGCCAGCTCGACAGCGCCGGCCGCAAGACGGCGCTGATGGGCGAGCCGATTAAAGTGGCTTGCGATGCCGATGGCAATGCGAAGGTGACGCGCGGCGATGGCCGCGTTCTGCCGGTGCGCGTTCGTTACGGTCATGTCTGGTCCTCCCTCGGCGAGCCGCAGAAGGAACTTTTCCCCATTCCCGAGGCTGACCAGCCCGGTCGCCGCTTCGTCGATGTCGGCGTGGTGCGCGTGCGCTGCTCGCCGCTCCGCGCCGTCGAGAACTTCCTCGACATCGCCCATTTCCCCTTCGTCCACACAGATATTCTCGGCGCGGAGCCGCACACCGAGGTCCAGAACTACAAGGTCGAGATCCGCGAGGAAGAAGACGAGGTCTGGGCAACGCAGGTGAAATTCTACCAGCCGCAGGCCGCCAAGTCTGCAAGCGGGGGGATCACGACGGAATACATGTACCGCGTGCCGGCACCCACCTGCTCCGTGCTTTACAAGACCTGCCCGCCGCGCCCGAGCGAATGGGATGTCATCACGCTCTTCGTGCAGCCGCTGGCCGAGGACCTCTGCGACGTCTGGCCATGGATGGCGCTCTTCGACGACGAGACCGCGATGACCGACCTCATTCACTTCCAGCAGACGATCTTTCTGCAGGACCGTTCGATCCTCGAAAACCAGATCCCACGGCTGTTGCCGCTCGACCCCGGCATGGAAATCCCGACGCGGGCCGATCTGACATCGATCGCTTACCGGCGCTGGCTGAAGCGTCACAATTATACCTACGGCGCACAGCTGGTGGCGCAATGA
- a CDS encoding glutathione S-transferase family protein, protein MKLYDYILSPSCYKVRLMAALIGVKLDLRPVDFHPGAEHRGAELLALNPAGSIPILEDGNLILTESSAILVYLAAKAAPEWLGSGKAEEAARVQQWLSFSGRLTASLGGARLHEMLLRPGDIGALQAHGIAALRELEAGLVEQGLRGMRFLAADRPTIADIACFPYVALAPDGGVTLDAYPAIRLWSRALRALDKFIEMPGIHRLHELKPEPQIEPGEA, encoded by the coding sequence ATGAAGCTCTACGACTACATTCTCTCGCCCAGTTGCTACAAGGTGCGCCTGATGGCGGCGCTGATCGGCGTGAAGCTTGACCTGCGCCCGGTGGATTTCCATCCCGGCGCCGAGCATCGCGGCGCCGAGCTGCTTGCGCTCAACCCGGCAGGCTCCATTCCGATCCTGGAGGATGGCAATCTGATCCTGACCGAATCGTCGGCGATCCTCGTCTATCTCGCCGCCAAGGCAGCACCCGAATGGCTCGGCAGCGGTAAGGCCGAGGAAGCGGCGCGGGTGCAGCAATGGCTGTCCTTCTCCGGCCGGCTGACGGCAAGCCTCGGCGGTGCACGGCTCCATGAAATGCTGTTGCGGCCGGGCGATATCGGCGCGCTGCAGGCCCACGGCATCGCCGCTCTTCGTGAGCTTGAAGCCGGGCTTGTCGAGCAAGGCCTTCGCGGCATGCGTTTCCTCGCCGCCGACCGGCCGACAATTGCTGACATCGCCTGCTTTCCCTATGTGGCGCTGGCGCCCGATGGCGGCGTCACGCTGGATGCTTATCCCGCGATCCGGCTCTGGTCCCGGGCACTCCGCGCACTCGACAAGTTTATCGAGATGCCAGGTATTCACCGGCTGCACGAGTTGAAGCCCGAACCCCAGATCGAACCGGGCGAGGCGTGA
- a CDS encoding amidohydrolase, translating into MAGYLLKNCAAVIVDEGKGQVVHRNVDLLTNGPAILAIGENLGADALPVGITIQDASGWFVYPGLVNTHHHFFQCFVRNRADLDWTKLSVIEWLDRIYPIFSQLNEECFYHSSITAMAEMIKHGCTTAFDHQYNFPRHAGKRLIDRQFEAADLLGMRFHAGRGGNTLPKSEGSTIPDEMLETTDEFIADCARLIETYHDTSPFSMRQVVVAPCQPVNCYRETFVESVALARDRGVMMHTHVGEGESPVIQARHGVRTVHYLEELGFAGPDAFYAHCWELTHDELRKMAASGTGVAHCPEPVYLVGAEVTDIPAMAAFGLRIGLGCDGAASNDNSNLMHCLHSAYMLQCLVASGRAHPVPPPVDFLGYGTSGGASLLGRRDIGRLAPGMAADLFAIDTRRMDYVGTRHDPLSLIARVGIGMATDMTMINGRIVWQKGEFPGLDEAKLSADAEAALSAVEF; encoded by the coding sequence ATGGCTGGTTATCTCCTGAAGAACTGCGCAGCCGTGATCGTCGACGAGGGCAAGGGGCAGGTCGTTCACCGCAATGTCGATCTCCTGACCAACGGTCCTGCGATCCTGGCGATCGGCGAAAATCTGGGGGCGGACGCGCTGCCTGTTGGCATAACCATTCAGGATGCTTCTGGCTGGTTCGTCTATCCGGGTCTCGTCAACACCCATCATCACTTCTTCCAGTGCTTCGTGCGCAACCGCGCCGACCTCGACTGGACGAAGCTTTCGGTCATCGAGTGGCTGGACCGCATCTACCCGATCTTTTCGCAGCTCAACGAGGAGTGCTTTTACCACTCCTCCATCACGGCGATGGCCGAGATGATCAAGCACGGCTGCACCACGGCCTTCGACCACCAGTACAATTTCCCCCGGCACGCCGGGAAGCGGCTGATCGACCGTCAGTTCGAAGCGGCCGATCTGCTCGGCATGCGCTTCCATGCCGGCCGGGGCGGCAACACCCTGCCGAAGTCGGAAGGCTCGACCATCCCCGACGAGATGCTGGAAACGACCGACGAGTTCATTGCCGACTGCGCCCGGCTGATCGAGACCTACCACGATACCAGCCCCTTCAGCATGCGCCAGGTCGTGGTCGCGCCCTGCCAGCCGGTGAACTGCTACCGAGAGACCTTCGTGGAATCGGTGGCGCTGGCGCGCGATCGCGGCGTCATGATGCATACTCATGTCGGCGAAGGCGAAAGCCCGGTCATTCAGGCTCGCCATGGCGTGCGCACGGTCCACTATCTGGAAGAACTTGGCTTTGCCGGGCCCGACGCCTTCTATGCCCATTGCTGGGAACTCACCCACGACGAACTCAGGAAGATGGCCGCCAGCGGCACCGGCGTCGCGCATTGCCCGGAACCGGTCTATCTGGTCGGCGCTGAGGTCACCGACATTCCCGCCATGGCCGCCTTCGGCCTGCGCATCGGCCTCGGCTGCGACGGCGCTGCCTCCAACGACAATTCCAACCTGATGCACTGCCTGCACTCCGCCTACATGCTGCAGTGCCTTGTCGCCTCCGGCCGCGCCCATCCCGTGCCGCCGCCGGTCGATTTCCTCGGCTACGGCACGTCAGGGGGAGCCAGCCTGCTCGGCCGGCGTGATATCGGCCGGCTGGCGCCCGGCATGGCCGCCGACCTGTTTGCGATCGACACCCGCCGCATGGACTATGTCGGCACGCGGCACGATCCGCTGAGCCTGATTGCCCGCGTCGGCATCGGTATGGCGACCGATATGACCATGATCAATGGCCGCATCGTCTGGCAGAAGGGCGAATTCCCCGGTCTCGACGAGGCCAAGCTGTCAGCCGATGCCGAGGCCGCACTATCCGCCGTGGAATTTTAA
- a CDS encoding MBL fold metallo-hydrolase, with amino-acid sequence MYSRREIMKTTLAAGAVAVFAPAGLSNAAGSKLAWKHFPAGQNGFFRAPVLLTGPSEALLIDGGFSYPDGRALAEAIKATGKTLTAIYVSQSDPDYYFSLKPVLEAFPGTKVLAASDTIATIKSNVEKKLAVWGPQLKENGPQTLADIVMPEAFDASSLTVDGESVEIVAAEAGLSNRRYLFVPSLNAVFGGVMIFSGVHVWTADTQAPEQRAAWVATLDKISARKSTIVVPGHMMPEAATDLSAVEHTKSYLLAFEEELAKAADSTALKAAMEARFPGLGMGVALDIGSKVAKGEMKWG; translated from the coding sequence ATGTATTCAAGGAGAGAAATCATGAAAACCACCCTCGCAGCAGGCGCCGTTGCCGTTTTTGCGCCTGCCGGTCTCAGCAACGCGGCCGGGTCAAAGCTGGCCTGGAAGCACTTCCCCGCCGGTCAGAATGGCTTTTTCCGCGCGCCGGTGCTGCTGACCGGCCCCAGCGAAGCGTTGCTGATCGACGGCGGGTTCAGCTATCCCGACGGCCGTGCGCTGGCTGAAGCCATCAAGGCCACGGGCAAAACGCTGACCGCGATTTATGTCAGCCAGTCCGATCCGGACTATTACTTCAGCCTCAAGCCGGTCCTCGAAGCCTTTCCCGGCACAAAAGTACTGGCCGCCTCCGACACGATTGCAACGATCAAGAGCAACGTCGAGAAAAAACTTGCCGTTTGGGGGCCGCAGCTCAAGGAGAACGGCCCGCAGACCCTTGCAGACATCGTCATGCCGGAAGCCTTCGACGCTTCAAGCCTCACAGTTGATGGTGAGAGCGTCGAGATTGTCGCGGCCGAGGCAGGGTTAAGCAATCGCCGGTACCTGTTCGTGCCCTCGCTGAATGCTGTTTTCGGAGGCGTCATGATCTTCTCGGGCGTTCATGTGTGGACGGCCGACACCCAGGCTCCGGAGCAGCGTGCCGCTTGGGTGGCCACCCTCGACAAGATTAGCGCCCGCAAGTCGACGATCGTCGTTCCCGGTCACATGATGCCGGAGGCGGCAACCGATCTGTCTGCCGTCGAGCACACAAAGAGTTATCTGCTCGCTTTCGAGGAAGAACTCGCCAAGGCAGCCGACTCCACCGCGCTGAAGGCCGCCATGGAAGCCCGCTTCCCCGGTCTTGGCATGGGCGTTGCGCTCGACATAGGCTCCAAAGTTGCCAAGGGAGAAATGAAGTGGGGCTGA
- a CDS encoding LysR family transcriptional regulator, which translates to MEAVNLNRLAYFAAVVDTGSFTKAAERLAITKTVVSQQVARLEAELKTSLLLRTTRRVEPTEAGKLLYASCVMIFREAGDAVDEITRANAEPTGMLRIAAPNDYGASTIAPIAAAFIRKYPACRVELLLADTKMDLLANQIDLSIRVGWLDDSSHQARRIGSFRQFLVASPSFFATLSLNSPEDAAGQPFIANLALKEPVVWRFIQGDFDRRTVRMQQSLMSNSTPAVLAATLAGAGISVLPDFLAGEHIEAGRLIRLLPDWSLPAGGIYVVYPAARFRTPKVTAFVAMLTGGRSPD; encoded by the coding sequence ATGGAGGCAGTCAACCTCAATCGGCTGGCCTATTTTGCAGCCGTCGTCGATACCGGCTCGTTCACGAAAGCTGCCGAGCGCCTCGCGATCACAAAGACGGTCGTCAGCCAGCAGGTTGCGCGGCTGGAAGCTGAGTTGAAAACCAGCTTGCTGCTTCGGACAACACGACGCGTCGAGCCGACTGAGGCCGGCAAGCTTCTCTACGCGAGCTGCGTCATGATCTTCCGCGAAGCCGGGGACGCTGTCGATGAAATCACCCGCGCAAATGCCGAGCCGACCGGCATGCTGCGCATTGCTGCGCCCAATGATTATGGTGCGAGCACGATCGCTCCGATTGCTGCGGCCTTTATCCGGAAGTACCCCGCTTGCAGGGTCGAGCTTCTGCTCGCCGATACGAAGATGGATCTGCTCGCCAATCAGATCGACCTGTCGATCCGCGTTGGATGGCTCGATGACTCCAGTCACCAAGCGAGACGGATCGGTTCGTTCCGGCAGTTTCTTGTGGCGTCCCCCAGCTTCTTCGCCACGCTCAGTTTGAACAGTCCAGAGGATGCGGCGGGCCAGCCGTTTATCGCCAACCTGGCCCTCAAGGAGCCGGTGGTCTGGAGGTTTATCCAAGGCGATTTCGACCGGCGAACCGTGCGGATGCAACAGAGCCTCATGAGTAATTCGACGCCTGCGGTTCTCGCGGCCACGCTTGCGGGGGCAGGCATATCCGTCCTGCCGGACTTTCTGGCTGGAGAGCATATAGAGGCTGGCCGACTGATAAGATTGTTGCCGGACTGGAGCCTGCCGGCCGGAGGAATTTATGTCGTCTATCCGGCAGCTCGGTTCCGCACACCCAAAGTCACGGCTTTTGTCGCAATGCTTACGGGCGGTCGCTCGCCCGACTAG
- a CDS encoding Rieske 2Fe-2S domain-containing protein, whose translation MPSDTTGFWTPVALSRDLPAGTVMPARTAAGSIALWRSASGRISASADRCPHRGMRLSHGFVRGEALSCIYHGWSYGQAGNCLRIPAHPGLTPPETIRVATHDVEEADSVIWVAVGTPASKPPGLEGLVPLRSLTAFAGIAAIEAAAGAKASPDGLVEIDASTGAVCLLLSAWEDGQTLIHVLLKGDTGPAAGIGASRAVESLRRRAEGLQREIAQ comes from the coding sequence ATGCCTTCCGATACGACGGGCTTTTGGACGCCAGTCGCCCTTTCCCGGGATTTGCCGGCCGGAACCGTCATGCCGGCACGGACGGCAGCCGGATCCATTGCCCTGTGGCGCAGCGCTTCGGGGCGCATATCGGCATCGGCGGATCGCTGTCCGCACCGTGGCATGCGCTTGTCTCACGGCTTCGTGCGTGGCGAGGCGCTTTCTTGTATTTATCACGGCTGGAGCTATGGCCAGGCCGGAAACTGTCTTCGCATTCCGGCCCATCCGGGGCTGACGCCGCCGGAAACCATCCGCGTCGCCACCCATGACGTCGAGGAAGCGGACAGCGTGATCTGGGTGGCGGTGGGCACGCCCGCATCGAAGCCGCCGGGGCTTGAGGGCCTTGTTCCCCTGCGCTCCCTGACGGCGTTCGCCGGTATCGCGGCGATCGAGGCGGCGGCCGGTGCCAAGGCGAGCCCTGACGGTCTTGTCGAAATCGACGCATCCACCGGGGCCGTCTGTCTGCTATTATCCGCTTGGGAAGACGGACAGACGTTGATCCATGTGCTGCTGAAGGGTGACACCGGCCCCGCGGCGGGTATCGGCGCTTCACGCGCCGTCGAGAGCCTGCGCCGCCGGGCTGAGGGTCTTCAGAGGGAGATCGCGCAATGA
- a CDS encoding DsbA family protein, with translation MHLTYLYDPLCGWCYGAAPALDKLAMLDNLTVELAPSGLFAGEGARSLDERFAAYAWHNDQRINRLTGQVFSQLYRDQVLGGADGMFDSAPATLGIIAVGMIQLDRERDALTALQSARYVDGRNTSEIAVVADVLDQAGFSDAAARVRAPDEALLDAYSNRIGKSRQLMDAFRVDGVPALFIGEGDKRRVLRSDALFGGFDRLAAELQAA, from the coding sequence ATGCATCTTACCTATCTCTACGATCCGCTTTGCGGCTGGTGTTACGGTGCGGCGCCCGCGCTCGACAAACTGGCCATGCTCGACAATCTCACCGTCGAGCTTGCGCCGAGCGGGCTCTTCGCGGGCGAAGGCGCCCGTTCGCTGGATGAACGTTTCGCAGCCTATGCCTGGCATAATGACCAGCGGATCAACCGCCTCACGGGACAGGTCTTCAGCCAGCTCTATCGCGATCAGGTTCTCGGAGGCGCAGACGGCATGTTCGACTCGGCCCCTGCGACGCTCGGGATCATTGCCGTCGGTATGATACAACTCGACAGGGAACGCGATGCTCTGACGGCACTTCAAAGCGCTCGCTACGTTGACGGCCGAAACACCTCGGAGATCGCTGTCGTGGCCGATGTTCTGGATCAGGCCGGGTTTTCCGATGCCGCCGCTCGTGTCCGGGCTCCGGACGAGGCTCTGCTCGACGCCTACAGCAACAGGATCGGGAAGTCCCGCCAACTCATGGATGCATTCCGGGTGGATGGTGTCCCCGCGCTTTTCATTGGCGAGGGCGATAAGCGCCGCGTGCTGCGCAGCGATGCCTTGTTCGGCGGCTTTGACCGGCTTGCTGCCGAGCTTCAGGCGGCGTGA